TGGAAAATTGGCTTGTATCGTGCTTGTCATGACCTAACCACATCAATGCACAACCAATACTTTCATTAAGTGGATAACGTGGCCCTTTTTATGAATGGAGGACCCAGTTATCCATAACTACATCTGGTCACCCATTCATATGCATCACAAGGGTCATAAACTCAGCAAAACGGCAAAAATAAATACTTAACAAATAAACTGtcttaaccacgtggtgtggtgtgttggtcgaatggcttagtctggaacccccagatctagcgttcgaatcccagctccatcccgtggccagcagatttgagggaccctttgggttcgtgcgtctgcggtgcagtggattagtctggctttgccaggctttcgccgcaatgtcggtgcaggtgtcctggcgctgggataccactgcatgggtgtgtgagttactaacaactaacccgatcaaaaaaaaaaaaaaacaaataaactgTCTTTTTTAGAatgattttttctctttttgagtTGAAGGTCATcaattatttcatttaattaGGAAAAATTACATACAAGGATCTATGTCATTATGACAAGTTAGAGCCAACCCAGCACCAAAACTCAAACCTTAAACCAGCTCTTAAGCCGCGACCAACAGGCGGCTGTAACATCACTATTATTACAACACAACCACTGCAGCAGGGTTCGTGCCGAGCAATGGACCTAAACGCTTCATAACTATGCTCAATCTCCCCACAAAAGAAATAGGTCAGGCGGCTCTGTTGCCGTTTATAACAACCCACACAGCGTCATCGAAAAGTCTTAGCTACAGTTATTTGGCTCAGATCATCTTCACATTTGCCTTCCAGCTCCTTTGGTTCACTAGTGAAGGTTTTCTTGGTGCAGTTGATCATTGAGGCTGTCTCCTTAATTAATTGGGTGACTAAGGTAGGCCGTGAAGTTTGCTCAATTATCAAGGAACATGTGTAGAGTGATCTCCGTTCCAGGACGATCGATTTCAAAGCATGTCTTGCTTTTCACCCTATACATACGTAAATGTAAGAATCCACCACAGGTCCGTAGTCCATACCAAGCCTTTGCTTGACTCGCAATGCACGTGGCAAGCGAAGAAGAATCCCACTTTTCCATGGTCACCCACACTTATAAATAGGCACCACCATGCACTCCAAGTCTCCCACACCCAAACACAGAACCTTTCCCCATCATCTTAGCCACGTTCTTTGCATTTTCCCCCAGTAATACCCAgtacccaccaccaccaccatgtcTGAGGAGAAGCACCACCACGGCCTCTTCCACCACCACAAGGACAACGAGGACAAACCCTTAGAAACCTCCGCCTACGAATCTCAGACAGCTTACGGAGGCGGCGGCTACAGTGAGACCACCGGTTATTCCGCTGAGGGAGAGGGTGGCAGGTACAACAGTGAGACCACCGACGCGTATGGCTCAGCTGCTCCCGGCGGTGGCCGATACACCAGCGAGACCACTGGTTACGTCAAGGAGGGACACGGTGGCAAGTACAGCGAGACCACCACCCAAGCTTATGGCACCACTGAGTCCGGAATCGATTACAAGAAGGAGGAGAAGCACCACAAACATCTCGAACAACTCGGCGAGCTCggtgctgctgctgctggagcTTATGCTTTGGTACAAATTGAATTAACCCTACATATATTTAAATTCTAAAAGACTAACTGATGGAACAATATATTATATGAACGCAACATCTACGTTTTTAATTAGTTTAAAATTGACTTTTTCAATTCTTTACAAACTCATTGACGGATCCATGAGTTTTCTTTGTATATCGGAGAAATTATAAGATTAAGTGGCGCATTCTGCATGATTACTTACAAGTTACTTCCCTTATTTTTGGCCGATTAATTAAACAATATGTTTGAGCATTTTTATAGACGATAAGCACAACAGTGATAATACATATAGGATGAGTTACAAGAATTGATGACTAATTACAGAAACTCGACATCTGTCCTGGACCCTACATATTGATCTTACAGAATAGGAATTACTTGTGTCTTTTTCATTCTCATTATAGGTCAAAATAATCTGTCCTTTGGTcttgttgaaattgtgatttctttttattttttctctaattTGTCAGTTGAAGTGGTGACTCTGTTTTCAGTATTTGTTACTGGCTTCAGCCAAAAAAAAGGTATTTGTTAGTGGCTTGACTGATTATCATGGTGATGTCTTTTAATGCAGCATGAGAAGCATAAGGAAAAGAAAGACCCAGAGCATGCCCACAAGCACAAGATAGAAGAGGAGATCGCTGCAGTGGCTGCAGTTGGATCCGGTGGGTTCGCCTTCCACGAGCACCATGAAAAGAAAGAgaccaaggaagaagaggaagaggctcATGGAAAGAAGCACCACCATCTCTTCTAAATCCCAGCTTGTGATGATCTTCATCAATAATTAACTATATATCTATGCATTGTCGCATGTTTAAGTTTGTTTCCATGAACGATCTGATTTTTACTTATTTATTCGCTGTTAATTAATTATGTGATCAACAGTGAATGTACATTATCTCAGAGTCTGGGATTAATGCCTGTTGATTACGTGTTTAATTAATTATGTGTTGTTTGTGAGATATGGGTGTTATCTGGGTTTGCTTTGCTCTTAGCATGCCATGTATGTCATTGATGATAATAACAAATAATATCGTTTACTTTTTGTAATCCCtgtaatattatttttttatgtcgtcAACATAATTGGGATTATTTTGTCAATAACAACTTAAAGAAATGAGAATTACCCTACCTAGACGGTATGTGGCATTTCTCTTTGCTGTTTTTTCAATTGTAGGACCAGCGATGGAGATCATATATGGCCATATACGTTATTGTAATTTAATTACTTCAATTAATAGCTTCGATTAGAGGTTTCATCTTCTCCTTTGGCCAATGGAGGCTTCAAATTCACTAGTGTCTCTTTCAGACACGAATAGATTTGGCGATCTCTTTCACTAGAGGCTTCATATTCATCAGTGCGTGGCTCTTCCAGAATCCAAACACGCATAGATTTTGGCGATCTCTTCTAGACGGGTTAAACCGCAGAGTTTCGGCTTAGTTGCTCAAACAGAGACGCAAACTAACGAGTAAACTTTGGTCGTTTATTTTCACAAACTCCTACCGAGAGCCGTCTCAAAAATTTTAGAGGCCCTGTGCGAGATTGAGAATACGGCCCACTTTACCCGATTTTATATAAACATATAATTGAAAGTTTTTGTTaggacaaaatactgtttacttcCTATATTTATAAGGTCtcgacgtttcagtccctgacgtttcaatttcacctaaaaactccctgaactctccaatttcacccaATTGGTCATTGCCGTCAACTTTCCATCAAAAATTCCGTCATCTTGCTAATGTGGCAGTTTTTTCACAGTAAAATTACTATTTTACTCTCaccgaccaaaaaaaaattctctttcttttttttttaactctcttttctctatgttttttatttgttctctctctctcttttctctcctttcttttaactctcttttctctcctttttttttaactctcttttctcttttttttttttaactctcttttctcctttcttttttttttttaactctctttttttttgaactctcttttctctatgttttttatttgttctctctctctctctctttttaactctcttttctctccttTCTTTTAACtcacttttctcttttttttttgactttcttttctctattttttaactctcttttctctccttttttttttaactctcttttctctttttttttttttttaatttgttctctTTGTTCGGTTTCCTACTCTCttttttttaactcttttttctcttttttttttttaactctcttttttttttttttgttctctctctctctctattttttttaaccctcttttctctcctttttcttAACATTCTGGCGTCCAAGCGTGGCCAGAAATTGGAGCTGCGATCAGAGAGAGGGAAGAGAAGGCCGAAGAGCAGAGAggcggaagaggaagaagaggtaaaaagataagagaaagaaatataaaaaaagagagagagagagaacaaaaaaaaaaaagagaaaagagagttaaaaaaaaaacagagagaaaaaagagttaaaaaaaaagagtaggaaacaaaaaaagagaacaaattaaaaaaatggagaaaagatagttaaaaaaaagagagaacaaatagaaaaaagagaaaaaagagttcaaaaaaagagaaaagagagttaaaaaaaggattaaattcagtttactctcCTGAACTTTGgggctaaaatcagtttggtccctctttctgaaaattaatctcgatggtccctatactctcaaacgacatcacccgagtccaaaatttgaatttggttcCAAAAGTGACGTcagctgctgagttggagccgacatagggTCCCACATTTCAACTTTTCAACTCAGTAAAAAGGGCAAAACGAACATTTCACAAtgaaattattaaaaaataatataaataaaaagagaggaATTTGATCCGTTCATAAACCCATTTTTGTTAGATCTCTTCCATCACAAAAAATTCCCAAACGAACCTCCATCATAAACCCATTCTGAGATCTCTTCATTTTCGTCTATGTTCATCAAGGACCAGAATCCTCAC
This region of Rosa rugosa unplaced genomic scaffold, drRosRugo1.1 SCAFFOLD_198, whole genome shotgun sequence genomic DNA includes:
- the LOC133724274 gene encoding abscisic stress-ripening protein 5-like is translated as MSEEKHHHGLFHHHKDNEDKPLETSAYESQTAYGGGGYSETTGYSAEGEGGRYNSETTDAYGSAAPGGGRYTSETTGYVKEGHGGKYSETTTQAYGTTESGIDYKKEEKHHKHLEQLGELGAAAAGAYALHEKHKEKKDPEHAHKHKIEEEIAAVAAVGSGGFAFHEHHEKKETKEEEEEAHGKKHHHLF